TTGAATGGAGCGCAGGCTCTCTTTTTGGCATTCCTTTGAATGCTACTCACCGTATAGTGAACGCTACTTCCAGTCCAGCATTACTACTATGTGGTACCACTGCACCTAACATAGTAAATCTTATTCGAGATCCTGAGTTCATATTCAATAATCCTTATGAATTCAAAAATTTATTTGATGCAGAAGATGACTACTTCAAACCTGTAGATGATGTTTTCGCTGACCCTGTCAGAGGTCTTGCGATGCGCAGAACTAACGTAATACCTGATATCGTCAATTGTCATTTACCTCGTGATAACAGAAGGTCATTCAGTTATCGACGTGTAGAGCCTCATATGGCTGGCGCAAACATGTATATGAAAATTGGGCAGTATGAAACTGGTCAGTATTCAAAAGCACACAAACATTCTTCAGGTGCGATACTTGTATGCATTAAAGGAAAAGGTTATAGCGTGACATGGCCTAGTCAGCTTGGTGAGCACCCATTCGAAAGTGGACATGGTGACGAAGTTAGAAGGCAAGACTACGAACCTGTAGGTATGATTAGTGCAGCACCGATGACAGGCGACTGGTTTCATCAGCACTTTGGGACATCACCAGGAGGAATCCGTTTCCTTATTTTTGATGGGCCTTACGGACCTGGAATAAAGCCAGGAAAAGCCCCGGGCTCTGATGCCAGAGATGGTGGAGCGCAAGATACTCGAGATGGAGGTAATGCCATTGCCTTCCCAGACCAAGATCCTGCTATCAGAACAGAGTTTGAAAGAATGATTGGCCTAGAAGGATTGGAAAGCACTATGCCTGAATGGGCCTACACTGATTACGCACCCCCTCCAGGCGCTGCGGACGTTGGTGGCTTCTAGAATGAATAATAAGAAGGGGCGCTTGTGCGCCCCTTCTTATTATTATCGTATTAATCTCGTATATCTTGTAGAAACCACTCAGTAGGT
This DNA window, taken from Dehalococcoidia bacterium, encodes the following:
- a CDS encoding cupin, coding for MVTRNADLANWQEPEGMNKAGFGFWKTPKSPYDLFMEAQGFEIHRDIGVRRIQDLPLKPVKRLGGNGVAIQLLGTEHLWGMYVIEVPAGGALHPEKHMYDKIVYVAEGRGSTEVWHESSTKKQTFEWSAGSLFGIPLNATHRIVNATSSPALLLCGTTAPNIVNLIRDPEFIFNNPYEFKNLFDAEDDYFKPVDDVFADPVRGLAMRRTNVIPDIVNCHLPRDNRRSFSYRRVEPHMAGANMYMKIGQYETGQYSKAHKHSSGAILVCIKGKGYSVTWPSQLGEHPFESGHGDEVRRQDYEPVGMISAAPMTGDWFHQHFGTSPGGIRFLIFDGPYGPGIKPGKAPGSDARDGGAQDTRDGGNAIAFPDQDPAIRTEFERMIGLEGLESTMPEWAYTDYAPPPGAADVGGF